One genomic window of Nymphaea colorata isolate Beijing-Zhang1983 unplaced genomic scaffold, ASM883128v2 scaffold0476, whole genome shotgun sequence includes the following:
- the LOC116245048 gene encoding 22.0 kDa class IV heat shock protein, with amino-acid sequence MNDFFSKKWKNRKVVLKERYVWDGKCRVKKEDIKIEVEEGRVLRISSERKGMRRRRRTEDKWHRAERPVGKFWQQFRLPFDANLDAVKAHLENGVLKVTIPKLAEGKARQPRVIDIVEDPSVGDIRASKTDLK; translated from the coding sequence ATGAATGATTTTTTCTCCAAGAAATGGAAGAATAGAAAAGTAGTGCTGAAGGAGAGATATGTTTGGGATGGGAAGTGCAGGGTGAAGAAGGAGGACATAAAGATTGAGGTGGAGGAGGGAAGGGTACTGAGGATCAGCAGCGAGAGGAAAGGGATGAGGAGAAGGAGGCGGACGGAAGACAAGTGGCACCGGGCGGAGAGGCCCGTCGGCAAGTTCTGGCAGCAGTTCCGGCTGCCCTTCGATGCGAACTTAGATGCTGTTAAGGCGCACCTGGAGAATGGTGTTCTGAAGGTAACTATTCCCAAGCTGGCAGAAGGGAAGGCGAGACAGCCGAGGGTCATTGACATCGTGGAGGATCCCTCTGTCGGCGACATCAGGGCCTCCAAGACCGATCTGAAATGA